A stretch of DNA from Rhizobium sp. EC-SD404:
CCGAACGTTGCAGCTCCCGCCTGGCGCATGGCGAGCAGCCCCTGAGCGCCGTCGCGGCCCATGCCGGTCAGGATCGCGCCGACGGCGTTCTTGCCCGCCGTCGCTGCGACAGAGCGGAAGAGGACGTCGACCGACGGGCGGTGGCCATTCACGGTTCCGCTTTCCACCAGCCGGCACCGTGGCCCTGAGCCGTTGGCGACCTCCAGATGCCGCTCGCCGCCGGGCGCCAGATAGACGCGACCGAAGGACAGCGGCTCGCCATCAATGGCCTCGGCAACTTTCGGCGCGCATAGGCGATCCAGGCGCTCCGCGAAGCTGCGCGTGAAGGTTGCCGGCATGTGCTGCGTGATGACCGTCGGCGGACAATTGGCCGGAAACCGCGAAAGAACCTGGATCAGCGCCTCGACGCCGCCGGTCGATGCACCGATGGCGATGATCCGGTTGCGCGGGCGGTAGTCCGACGTCACCGGTGCGGGCGCGACCTTTTCCGTCGGACGCTGATAGGTCCGCTTCAATCGCGAAGCGGCAGCTTCCTTGACCAGCGTGGTCAGCCCGGCAAATGGCTTTCCTTCGCCCGGGACGGGTTTGCCGATGCAGTCGAAGGCACCGATCTCGAGCGCCGCCAGCGTCGCCTCGGCTCCACGCTGCGTCAGAGTCGACACCATGATCACGGGCATCGGCCGCAGCTGCATGATCTTTTCGAGAAATTCGAGACCGCTCATGCTCGGCATTTCAATGTCGAGCGTTACGACGTCGGGGTCGAGCGCCTTGATGGCGCTTCTCGCCTCCATCGCGTTCGATGCCTGGCCGACGACCTCGATGTCCGGATCGGCGTTCAGCACGGCTGAAATCATCATCCGCATCGTGGCGGAATCATCGACGACAATGACCCTGATGGGGGCGTTCATAGCGCTCCGCTCCTGCCTGCCGGTCTGCCGGACGTCTTTCGATAAGTGGTGATGGCGACGTTGTCGAAGCCGTCTTTCGCCGGGCCCGACACCCGCTCGGAATGACCGATATAGAGGTGTCCACCATCCTCCAGCGCTTGATGGTAGCGGCTCCAGACACGCGCCTGGGTCTGCTCGTCGAAATAGATCACGACGTTGCGGCAGAAGATCACCTGGAACGTGCCTTTGAAAGGCCAGTCGCGCAGGAGGTTGAGCTCGCGAAATGCGATCAGTTGCTTGAC
This window harbors:
- a CDS encoding chemotaxis response regulator protein-glutamate methylesterase is translated as MNAPIRVIVVDDSATMRMMISAVLNADPDIEVVGQASNAMEARSAIKALDPDVVTLDIEMPSMSGLEFLEKIMQLRPMPVIMVSTLTQRGAEATLAALEIGAFDCIGKPVPGEGKPFAGLTTLVKEAAASRLKRTYQRPTEKVAPAPVTSDYRPRNRIIAIGASTGGVEALIQVLSRFPANCPPTVITQHMPATFTRSFAERLDRLCAPKVAEAIDGEPLSFGRVYLAPGGERHLEVANGSGPRCRLVESGTVNGHRPSVDVLFRSVAATAGKNAVGAILTGMGRDGAQGLLAMRQAGAATFGQDERSAVVYGMPRVAQEIGAVAVQLPLDAIGDEIIAATAAKKIGVV